In Lepidochelys kempii isolate rLepKem1 chromosome 8, rLepKem1.hap2, whole genome shotgun sequence, a single genomic region encodes these proteins:
- the LOC140916450 gene encoding uncharacterized protein, translating to MQSSSAQVTMMESQNRKRAPAWTEREVRDLIAVWGEESVLSELRSSFRNAKTFVKISQGMKDRGHNRDPKQCRVKLKELRQAYQKTREANGRSGSEPQTCRFYDELHAILGGSATTTPAMLFDSFNGDGGNTEAGFGDEEDDEEEEVVDSSQQASRETGFPDSQELFLTLDLEPVPPKPTQGCLLDPAGGEGTSAACVSMITGSSPSQRLVKLRKKKKRTCDEMFSELMLSSHTDREQTNTGPVTKDYGLHKARRRQKDRELDTSVTDLEIVAS from the exons atgcagagctcatcagcacaggtgaccatgatggagtcccagaatcgcaaaagagctccagcatggaccgaacgggaggtacgggatctgatcgctgtttggggagaggaatccgtgctatcagaactccgttccagttttcgaaatgccaaaacctttgtgaaaatctcccagggcatgaaggacagaggccataacagggacccgaagcagtgccgcgtgaaactgaaggagctgaggcaagcctaccagaaaaccagagaggcgaacggccgctccgggtcagagccccaaacatgccgcttctatgatgagctgcatgccattttagggggttcagccaccactaccccagccatgttgtttgactccttcaatggagatggaggcaatacggaagcaggttttggggacgaagaagatgatgaggaggaggaggttgtagatagctcacagcaagcaagcagagaaaccggttttcccgacagccaggaactgtttctcaccctggacctggagccagtaccccccaaacccacccaaggctgcctcctggacccagcaggcggagaagggacctccg ctgcatgtgtttcaatgatcacaggatcttctccttcccagaggctagtgaagcttagaaagaaaaaaaaacgcacttgcgatgaaatgttctccgagctcatgctgtcctcccacactgacagagaacagacgaat ACAGGTCCAGTCACAAAAGACTATGGTCTCCACAAAGCAAGAAGGCGCCAAAAGGACAGGGAACTCGACACTTCCG TCACAGATCTGGAGATTGTGGCCAGTTGA